In one Streptomyces sp. NBC_01288 genomic region, the following are encoded:
- a CDS encoding helicase-related protein, translating to MDLVPALEEPLKKVLGPATAKVMAEHLGLHTVGDLLHHYPRRYEERGQLTHLAELPMDEHVTVVAQVADARLHTFASSKAPRGKGQRLEVTITDGSGRLQLVFFGSGVHKPHKELLPGTRAMFAGKVSVFNRRLQLAHPAYELLKGDAEETVETWAGSLIPIYPATAKLESWKIGKALQTALPSAQEAVDPLPDSLREGRGLVSLPEALLKIHRPHTKADIAAARDRLKWDEAFVLQVALARRRHADAQLPAVARKPSPDGLLTAFDDRLPFTLTEGQVKVSKEIFDDLATEHPMHRLLQGEVGSGKAQPLDSLVLTPAGFRRMGDLTVRDEVVVPDGEIALIDGVFPQGEREVWRLVLSDGSHVECDDKHLWIVGTSGGWHRGQTPKVMTTREIRLDTFKANGSSKWYLPAAAPVDLGGDCGLPLDPYLFGVLLGDGSFRHNLRLSTMDDEIRDAVATVVAPECQVVPVKGSRCDFTIQLGHRAGGVRNPVIQTLRGFNLWGVTSHGKFVPDEFKNTSIKNRLALLQGLMDTDGTVSADGFSISFCSASLVLANDVAWLVRSLGGRARVLPKKASFNVSVALPDEYAPFRLARKAERVGPRPKYNTFRRGIRAVEYVGRKPVQCISVAHPSHAYVTDNFTVTHNTMVALRAMLAVVDAGGQAAMLAPTEVLAQQHHRSITEMMGELAEGGMLGGAERATKVTLLTGSMGTAGRRQALLDLVTGEAGIVIGTHALIEDKVQFHDLGLVVVDEQHRFGVEQRDALRSKGKQPPHLLVMTATPIPRTVAMTVFGDLETSILDQLPAGRSPIASHVVPAADKPHFLARAWERVREEVSNGHQAYVVCPRIGDEDDDPKKAGKAKKKSPEDDAEKRPPLAVLDIAAALAKGPLQGLRIEVLHGRMHPDDKDAVMRRFAAGDTDVLVATTVIEVGVNVPNATAMVIMDADRFGVSQLHQLRGRVGRGSAAGLCLLVSEMPEASPARQRLNAVASTLDGFELSRIDLEQRREGDVLGQAQSGARTSLRVLSVIEDEEVIAEAREEATKVVESDPDLEHLPALRTALDALLDEEREQYLEKG from the coding sequence ATGGATCTCGTGCCCGCACTGGAAGAACCCCTGAAAAAGGTGCTCGGCCCCGCCACCGCGAAGGTGATGGCCGAGCATCTCGGCCTGCACACAGTGGGCGACCTCCTGCACCACTACCCGCGCCGGTACGAGGAGCGGGGCCAGCTCACGCACCTCGCCGAGCTGCCGATGGACGAGCACGTCACCGTGGTCGCCCAGGTCGCCGACGCCCGGCTGCACACCTTCGCGTCCAGCAAGGCCCCCCGGGGCAAGGGCCAGCGTCTCGAAGTCACGATCACGGACGGCAGCGGCCGACTCCAACTCGTCTTCTTCGGCTCGGGAGTTCACAAACCCCACAAGGAACTGCTGCCGGGCACACGCGCGATGTTCGCCGGCAAGGTCTCCGTCTTCAACCGCCGCCTTCAACTCGCTCATCCGGCATACGAGTTGCTGAAGGGCGACGCCGAGGAGACGGTGGAGACCTGGGCGGGCAGTCTGATCCCCATCTACCCCGCCACCGCCAAACTGGAGTCCTGGAAGATCGGCAAGGCCCTCCAGACGGCACTGCCCAGCGCCCAGGAAGCCGTGGACCCGCTCCCGGACTCCCTCCGTGAAGGCCGCGGCCTGGTCTCCCTCCCCGAAGCCCTCCTCAAGATCCACCGCCCCCACACCAAGGCCGACATCGCCGCAGCCCGCGACCGCCTCAAGTGGGACGAGGCCTTCGTCCTCCAGGTGGCCCTGGCCCGCCGCCGCCACGCGGACGCCCAACTCCCCGCCGTAGCCCGCAAACCGTCCCCCGACGGCCTCCTCACGGCCTTCGACGACCGCCTCCCGTTCACCCTCACGGAGGGCCAGGTGAAGGTCTCCAAGGAGATCTTCGACGACTTGGCTACGGAGCATCCGATGCACCGGCTGCTGCAAGGGGAGGTGGGATCGGGCAAGGCGCAGCCGCTCGACTCGCTCGTGCTCACACCCGCCGGGTTCCGTCGTATGGGCGATCTGACGGTGAGGGACGAGGTTGTCGTGCCGGACGGGGAGATCGCGCTGATCGACGGGGTCTTCCCCCAGGGGGAGCGTGAGGTCTGGCGCCTGGTCCTCTCCGACGGCAGCCACGTGGAGTGCGACGACAAACATCTCTGGATCGTCGGCACGAGCGGCGGGTGGCACCGAGGACAGACTCCCAAGGTCATGACGACCCGGGAGATCCGCCTGGACACGTTCAAGGCCAACGGATCCTCGAAGTGGTATCTCCCGGCAGCCGCTCCGGTCGATCTAGGCGGCGACTGCGGACTGCCTCTCGATCCCTACCTGTTCGGTGTCCTTCTGGGCGACGGCTCGTTCCGGCACAACCTGCGGTTGTCCACGATGGACGACGAGATCCGTGATGCCGTGGCGACAGTTGTGGCCCCAGAGTGCCAAGTGGTCCCGGTGAAAGGATCTCGTTGTGACTTCACCATTCAACTTGGCCACCGGGCCGGAGGCGTCCGCAACCCCGTGATTCAGACCCTGCGTGGGTTCAATCTCTGGGGTGTCACATCGCACGGAAAGTTCGTTCCGGACGAGTTCAAGAACACATCGATCAAGAACCGCCTTGCTCTGCTGCAAGGGCTGATGGACACGGACGGGACCGTCAGCGCAGACGGCTTCAGCATCTCGTTCTGTTCTGCCTCGCTCGTATTGGCGAACGACGTTGCCTGGCTGGTGCGTTCACTCGGCGGTCGGGCACGTGTCCTGCCGAAGAAGGCGTCCTTCAACGTCTCTGTGGCCCTGCCCGACGAATACGCTCCGTTCAGGCTCGCCCGTAAGGCCGAACGCGTAGGGCCCAGGCCGAAATACAACACGTTCCGCCGCGGAATCCGGGCAGTTGAGTACGTCGGACGTAAGCCCGTCCAGTGCATCAGCGTCGCGCACCCCAGCCATGCCTACGTCACCGACAACTTCACAGTGACCCACAACACCATGGTGGCCCTTCGAGCCATGCTCGCCGTGGTCGACGCCGGCGGTCAGGCGGCGATGCTCGCCCCCACTGAAGTGCTCGCGCAGCAGCACCACCGTTCCATCACCGAGATGATGGGGGAGCTGGCCGAGGGCGGGATGCTGGGCGGGGCCGAGCGGGCGACCAAGGTCACGCTGCTCACCGGGTCCATGGGGACGGCCGGACGGCGACAGGCCCTCCTGGACCTCGTCACCGGCGAGGCCGGGATCGTGATCGGCACGCACGCGTTGATCGAGGACAAGGTCCAGTTCCACGACCTGGGTCTGGTCGTGGTCGACGAACAGCACCGCTTCGGCGTCGAACAGCGCGACGCCCTGCGGAGCAAGGGCAAACAGCCCCCGCACCTCCTCGTCATGACCGCCACCCCCATCCCGCGCACGGTCGCCATGACGGTCTTCGGCGACCTGGAGACCTCGATCCTCGACCAGCTCCCGGCAGGCCGTTCACCCATCGCCAGCCATGTGGTCCCCGCCGCCGACAAACCCCACTTCCTGGCCCGCGCCTGGGAGCGCGTCCGCGAGGAGGTCTCCAACGGCCATCAGGCGTACGTCGTCTGCCCACGCATCGGCGACGAGGACGACGACCCCAAGAAGGCAGGCAAGGCCAAGAAGAAGTCCCCCGAGGACGATGCGGAGAAGCGCCCACCGCTCGCCGTTCTCGATATCGCCGCCGCACTCGCCAAGGGCCCGCTCCAGGGGCTGAGGATCGAGGTGCTGCACGGCCGTATGCACCCCGACGACAAGGACGCCGTGATGCGCCGCTTCGCCGCAGGGGACACGGATGTCCTGGTCGCGACGACGGTCATCGAGGTCGGCGTCAACGTGCCCAACGCCACGGCCATGGTGATCATGGATGCTGATCGCTTCGGGGTCTCCCAGCTCCATCAGCTCCGCGGCCGAGTAGGCCGTGGCTCGGCCGCCGGCCTCTGCCTCCTGGTCTCCGAAATGCCCGAGGCCAGCCCCGCCCGCCAACGCCTCAACGCTGTCGCCTCCACCCTCGACGGCTTCGAACTCTCCCGCATCGACCTCGAACAGCGCAGAGAGGGCGATGTGTTGGGGCAGGCCCAGTCCGGTGCCCGCACGTCCCTGCGGGTGCTGTCGGTCATCGAGGACGAGGAGGTCATCGCGGAGGCGAGGGAGGAGGCGACGAAGGTGGTGGAGTCCGATCCCGACCTGGAGCACCTTCCGGCCCTGCGGACAGCTCTGGACGCCCTACTGGACGAGGAGAGAGAGCAGTACTTGGAAAAGGGCTAG